From Parus major isolate Abel chromosome 1A, Parus_major1.1, whole genome shotgun sequence, the proteins below share one genomic window:
- the GTPBP1 gene encoding GTP-binding protein 1 isoform X1, which yields MAAAERSRSPVPGGSPVPACMFAPEPGSPGGRPRVAAAACPLRAAFDGEDGEALNGEPEIDLTSKLVMVSPTSEQYDSLLQQMSERIDEGCGETIYVIGQGSDGTEYGLSEADMEASYATLKSMAEQIEADVILLREHQEAGGKVRDYLVRKRVGDNDFLEVRVAVVGNVDAGKSTLLGVLTHGELDNGRGFARQKLFRHKHEIESGRTSSVGNDILGFDSEGNVVNKPDSHGGSLEWTKICEKSTKVITFIDLAGHEKYLKTTVFGMTGHLPDFCMLMVGSNAGIVGMTKEHLGLALALNVPVFVVVTKIDMCPANILQETLKLLQRLLKSPGCRKIPVLVQSKDDVIVTASNFSSERMCPIFQISNVTGENLDLLKMFLNLLSPRTSYREEEPAEFQIDDTYSVPGVGTVVSGTTLRGLIKLNDTLLLGPDPLGNFLPIAVKSIHRKRMPVKEVRGGQTASFALKKIKRSSIRKGMVMVSPRLNPQASWEFEAEILVLHHPTTISPRYQAMVHCGSIRQTATILSMDKDCLRTGDKATVHFRFIKTPEYLHIDQRLVFREGRTKAVGTITKLLQTTNNSPMNSKPQQIKMQSTKKGAVTKREDGVPATGTAAGGPAAGDEAPSTAAAPLTPTALQPLPALDEEPHIREGNKVFGCTQRETVALLRSGEPERHARGWGALLQFCTMSREPEALISGMLNSMAPAGSHGSEKLGKSKSSQLEGHNFMVHLSLLLPL from the exons atgGCGGCGGCGGAGCGGAGCAGATCCCCGGTTCCTGGGGGGTCCCCGGTGCCGGCCTGTATGTTCGCCCCGGAGCCCGGCTCCCCGGGCGGACGGCCTCGCGTGGCGGCGGCTGCCTGTCCCCTCCGCGCAGCCTTCGACGGTGAGGACGGCGAGGCGCTCAACGGCGAGCCCGAGATCGACCTCACCAGTAAG ctggtgATGGTGAGTCCAACTTCAGAGCAATATGACAGTTTGCTCCAACAGATGTCAGAAAGGATTGATGAGGGATGTGGGGAGACCATCTATGTCATTGGACAAGGATCAG ATGGGACTGAGTACGGGCTGAGCGAGGCAGACATGGAGGCGTCCTATGCCACGTTGAAGAGCATGGCAGAGCAGATTGAGGCAGACGTGATCCTCCTGAGGGAGCACCAGGAGGCCGGGGGCAAGGTGCGCGACTACCTCGTTCGGAAACGTGTGGGTGACAACGACTTCCTGGAGGTCAG GGTAGCAGTGGTTGGCAATGTGGACGCAGGGAAGAGCACCTTGCTGGGTGTCTTGACTCACGGCGAGTTAGACAATGGCCGGGGCTTTGCTCGGCAAAAGCTCTTCCGCCACAAGCACGAGATTGAGTCAGGCCGCACCAGCAGTGTGGGCAATGACATTCTGGGTTTCGATAGCGAGGGCAACGTGGTGAACAAACCTGACAGCCACGGTGGCAGCTTGGAATGGACAAAGATCTGTGAGAAATCCACCAAGGTCATTACTTTCATTGACCTGGCTGGTCatgaaaaatacctgaaaacCACCGTCTTTGGCATGACCGGCCACTTGCCTGACTTCTGCATGCTTATG GTTGGGAGTAATGCTGGGATTGTTGGAATGACCAAGGAGCACTTAGGCCTGGCGCTTGCACTTAACGTTCCTGTCTTTGTTGTGGTGACCAAGATTGACATGTGCCCTGCCAACATCCTGCAAG AAACCCTGAAGCTGTTACAGCGACTGCTGAAGTCCCCAGGGTGCAGGAAGATTCCCGTGCTGGTTCAGAGCAAGGATGATGTCATTGTAACAGCCTCCAACTTCAGCTCAGAGAG GATGTGCCCAATTTTCCAGATTTCAAATGTTACTGGGGAGAATCTAGATTTGCTGAAGATGTTTCTTAATCTCTTGTCTCCACGGACCAGTTACAGGGAAGAAGAACCAGCAGAATTCCAGATAGACGATACTTACTCTGTCCCG GGTGTAGGAACAGTTGTGTCTGGGACGACACTGAGAGGCCTAATCAAGCTAAATGacaccctgctgctggggccagATCCCCTTGGCAACTTCCTCCCTATTGCTGTCAAGTCCATCCACCGCAAGAGGATGCCTGTCAAGGAGGTGCGGGGAGGCCAGACTGCCTCCTTTGCTTTAAAGAAG ATCAAGCGTTCTTCCATCCGGAAAGGCATGGTAATGGTGTCACCCCGCCTGAATCCACAAGCATCATGGGAGTTTGAAGCAGAGATCCTGGTGCTCCATCACCCCACCACCATCAGCCCACGATATCAGGCCATGG TGCATTGTGGCAGCATCCGTCAGACGGCCACGATTCTCAGCATGGACAAGGACTGCCTGCGGACAGGGGACAAAGCCACGGTGCACTTCCGCTTCATCAAAACCCCGGAATACTTACATATAGACCAGCGGCTGGTCTTCCGGGAGGGCCGCACCAAAGCTGTGGGTACCATCACTAAG CTACTCCAGACCACCAATAACTCACCAATGAACTCCAAGCCACAGCAGATCAAGATGCAGTCAACGAAGAAGGGAGCTGTTACGAAACGAGAGGATGGTGTTCCCGCcactgggacagcagctggaggcccagcagctggggatgaAGCCCCCTCAacagctgcagcaccactgACACCTACTGCCCTGCAACCATTG CCTGCACTGGATGAAGAGCCCCACATCCGTGAGGGCAATAAGGTATTTGGCTGCACTCAAAGAGAAACAGTGGCTTTGCTGAGGTCGGGTGAGCCTGAGAGACATGCTAGGGGGTGGGGGGCTCTCCTTCAATTCTGCACTATGTCAAGGGAGCCTGAGGCTTTGATTTCCGGTATGCTGAACTCCATGGCACCTGCTGGCTCTCATGGGAGTGAGAAACTTGGGAAATCAAAGTCTTCCCAGCTTGAAGGGCATAACTTCATGGTGCATCTgtctctcctccttcccttaTGA
- the GTPBP1 gene encoding GTP-binding protein 1 isoform X4 has protein sequence MAAAERSRSPVPGGSPVPACMFAPEPGSPGGRPRVAAAACPLRAAFDGEDGEALNGEPEIDLTSKLVMVSPTSEQYDSLLQQMSERIDEGCGETIYVIGQGSDGTEYGLSEADMEASYATLKSMAEQIEADVILLREHQEAGGKVRDYLVRKRVGDNDFLEVRVAVVGNVDAGKSTLLGVLTHGELDNGRGFARQKLFRHKHEIESGRTSSVGNDILGFDSEGNVVNKPDSHGGSLEWTKICEKSTKVITFIDLAGHEKYLKTTVFGMTGHLPDFCMLMVGSNAGIVGMTKEHLGLALALNVPVFVVVTKIDMCPANILQETLKLLQRLLKSPGCRKIPVLVQSKDDVIVTASNFSSERMCPIFQISNVTGENLDLLKMFLNLLSPRTSYREEEPAEFQIDDTYSVPGVGTVVSGTTLRGLIKLNDTLLLGPDPLGNFLPIAVKSIHRKRMPVKEVRGGQTASFALKKIKRSSIRKGMVMVSPRLNPQASWEFEAEILVLHHPTTISPRYQAMVHCGSIRQTATILSMDKDCLRTGDKATVHFRFIKTPEYLHIDQRLVFREGRTKAVGTITKLLQTTNNSPMNSKPQQIKMQSTKKGAVTKREDGVPATGTAAGGPAAGDEAPSTAAAPLTPTALQPLSKVGGGGRRRGGQRHKVKSQGACVTPASGC, from the exons atgGCGGCGGCGGAGCGGAGCAGATCCCCGGTTCCTGGGGGGTCCCCGGTGCCGGCCTGTATGTTCGCCCCGGAGCCCGGCTCCCCGGGCGGACGGCCTCGCGTGGCGGCGGCTGCCTGTCCCCTCCGCGCAGCCTTCGACGGTGAGGACGGCGAGGCGCTCAACGGCGAGCCCGAGATCGACCTCACCAGTAAG ctggtgATGGTGAGTCCAACTTCAGAGCAATATGACAGTTTGCTCCAACAGATGTCAGAAAGGATTGATGAGGGATGTGGGGAGACCATCTATGTCATTGGACAAGGATCAG ATGGGACTGAGTACGGGCTGAGCGAGGCAGACATGGAGGCGTCCTATGCCACGTTGAAGAGCATGGCAGAGCAGATTGAGGCAGACGTGATCCTCCTGAGGGAGCACCAGGAGGCCGGGGGCAAGGTGCGCGACTACCTCGTTCGGAAACGTGTGGGTGACAACGACTTCCTGGAGGTCAG GGTAGCAGTGGTTGGCAATGTGGACGCAGGGAAGAGCACCTTGCTGGGTGTCTTGACTCACGGCGAGTTAGACAATGGCCGGGGCTTTGCTCGGCAAAAGCTCTTCCGCCACAAGCACGAGATTGAGTCAGGCCGCACCAGCAGTGTGGGCAATGACATTCTGGGTTTCGATAGCGAGGGCAACGTGGTGAACAAACCTGACAGCCACGGTGGCAGCTTGGAATGGACAAAGATCTGTGAGAAATCCACCAAGGTCATTACTTTCATTGACCTGGCTGGTCatgaaaaatacctgaaaacCACCGTCTTTGGCATGACCGGCCACTTGCCTGACTTCTGCATGCTTATG GTTGGGAGTAATGCTGGGATTGTTGGAATGACCAAGGAGCACTTAGGCCTGGCGCTTGCACTTAACGTTCCTGTCTTTGTTGTGGTGACCAAGATTGACATGTGCCCTGCCAACATCCTGCAAG AAACCCTGAAGCTGTTACAGCGACTGCTGAAGTCCCCAGGGTGCAGGAAGATTCCCGTGCTGGTTCAGAGCAAGGATGATGTCATTGTAACAGCCTCCAACTTCAGCTCAGAGAG GATGTGCCCAATTTTCCAGATTTCAAATGTTACTGGGGAGAATCTAGATTTGCTGAAGATGTTTCTTAATCTCTTGTCTCCACGGACCAGTTACAGGGAAGAAGAACCAGCAGAATTCCAGATAGACGATACTTACTCTGTCCCG GGTGTAGGAACAGTTGTGTCTGGGACGACACTGAGAGGCCTAATCAAGCTAAATGacaccctgctgctggggccagATCCCCTTGGCAACTTCCTCCCTATTGCTGTCAAGTCCATCCACCGCAAGAGGATGCCTGTCAAGGAGGTGCGGGGAGGCCAGACTGCCTCCTTTGCTTTAAAGAAG ATCAAGCGTTCTTCCATCCGGAAAGGCATGGTAATGGTGTCACCCCGCCTGAATCCACAAGCATCATGGGAGTTTGAAGCAGAGATCCTGGTGCTCCATCACCCCACCACCATCAGCCCACGATATCAGGCCATGG TGCATTGTGGCAGCATCCGTCAGACGGCCACGATTCTCAGCATGGACAAGGACTGCCTGCGGACAGGGGACAAAGCCACGGTGCACTTCCGCTTCATCAAAACCCCGGAATACTTACATATAGACCAGCGGCTGGTCTTCCGGGAGGGCCGCACCAAAGCTGTGGGTACCATCACTAAG CTACTCCAGACCACCAATAACTCACCAATGAACTCCAAGCCACAGCAGATCAAGATGCAGTCAACGAAGAAGGGAGCTGTTACGAAACGAGAGGATGGTGTTCCCGCcactgggacagcagctggaggcccagcagctggggatgaAGCCCCCTCAacagctgcagcaccactgACACCTACTGCCCTGCAACCATTG TCAAAAGTCGGAGGAGGAGGCCGTCGACGTGGGGGTCAGCGCCATAAAGTGAAATCTCAGGGAGCCTGCGTGACTCCTGCCAGTGGCTGCTGA
- the GTPBP1 gene encoding GTP-binding protein 1 isoform X6 codes for MVSPTSEQYDSLLQQMSERIDEGCGETIYVIGQGSDGTEYGLSEADMEASYATLKSMAEQIEADVILLREHQEAGGKVRDYLVRKRVGDNDFLEVRVAVVGNVDAGKSTLLGVLTHGELDNGRGFARQKLFRHKHEIESGRTSSVGNDILGFDSEGNVVNKPDSHGGSLEWTKICEKSTKVITFIDLAGHEKYLKTTVFGMTGHLPDFCMLMVGSNAGIVGMTKEHLGLALALNVPVFVVVTKIDMCPANILQETLKLLQRLLKSPGCRKIPVLVQSKDDVIVTASNFSSERMCPIFQISNVTGENLDLLKMFLNLLSPRTSYREEEPAEFQIDDTYSVPGVGTVVSGTTLRGLIKLNDTLLLGPDPLGNFLPIAVKSIHRKRMPVKEVRGGQTASFALKKIKRSSIRKGMVMVSPRLNPQASWEFEAEILVLHHPTTISPRYQAMVHCGSIRQTATILSMDKDCLRTGDKATVHFRFIKTPEYLHIDQRLVFREGRTKAVGTITKLLQTTNNSPMNSKPQQIKMQSTKKGAVTKREDGVPATGTAAGGPAAGDEAPSTAAAPLTPTALQPLPALDEEPHIREGNKVFGCTQRETVALLRSGEPERHARGWGALLQFCTMSREPEALISGMLNSMAPAGSHGSEKLGKSKSSQLEGHNFMVHLSLLLPL; via the exons ATGGTGAGTCCAACTTCAGAGCAATATGACAGTTTGCTCCAACAGATGTCAGAAAGGATTGATGAGGGATGTGGGGAGACCATCTATGTCATTGGACAAGGATCAG ATGGGACTGAGTACGGGCTGAGCGAGGCAGACATGGAGGCGTCCTATGCCACGTTGAAGAGCATGGCAGAGCAGATTGAGGCAGACGTGATCCTCCTGAGGGAGCACCAGGAGGCCGGGGGCAAGGTGCGCGACTACCTCGTTCGGAAACGTGTGGGTGACAACGACTTCCTGGAGGTCAG GGTAGCAGTGGTTGGCAATGTGGACGCAGGGAAGAGCACCTTGCTGGGTGTCTTGACTCACGGCGAGTTAGACAATGGCCGGGGCTTTGCTCGGCAAAAGCTCTTCCGCCACAAGCACGAGATTGAGTCAGGCCGCACCAGCAGTGTGGGCAATGACATTCTGGGTTTCGATAGCGAGGGCAACGTGGTGAACAAACCTGACAGCCACGGTGGCAGCTTGGAATGGACAAAGATCTGTGAGAAATCCACCAAGGTCATTACTTTCATTGACCTGGCTGGTCatgaaaaatacctgaaaacCACCGTCTTTGGCATGACCGGCCACTTGCCTGACTTCTGCATGCTTATG GTTGGGAGTAATGCTGGGATTGTTGGAATGACCAAGGAGCACTTAGGCCTGGCGCTTGCACTTAACGTTCCTGTCTTTGTTGTGGTGACCAAGATTGACATGTGCCCTGCCAACATCCTGCAAG AAACCCTGAAGCTGTTACAGCGACTGCTGAAGTCCCCAGGGTGCAGGAAGATTCCCGTGCTGGTTCAGAGCAAGGATGATGTCATTGTAACAGCCTCCAACTTCAGCTCAGAGAG GATGTGCCCAATTTTCCAGATTTCAAATGTTACTGGGGAGAATCTAGATTTGCTGAAGATGTTTCTTAATCTCTTGTCTCCACGGACCAGTTACAGGGAAGAAGAACCAGCAGAATTCCAGATAGACGATACTTACTCTGTCCCG GGTGTAGGAACAGTTGTGTCTGGGACGACACTGAGAGGCCTAATCAAGCTAAATGacaccctgctgctggggccagATCCCCTTGGCAACTTCCTCCCTATTGCTGTCAAGTCCATCCACCGCAAGAGGATGCCTGTCAAGGAGGTGCGGGGAGGCCAGACTGCCTCCTTTGCTTTAAAGAAG ATCAAGCGTTCTTCCATCCGGAAAGGCATGGTAATGGTGTCACCCCGCCTGAATCCACAAGCATCATGGGAGTTTGAAGCAGAGATCCTGGTGCTCCATCACCCCACCACCATCAGCCCACGATATCAGGCCATGG TGCATTGTGGCAGCATCCGTCAGACGGCCACGATTCTCAGCATGGACAAGGACTGCCTGCGGACAGGGGACAAAGCCACGGTGCACTTCCGCTTCATCAAAACCCCGGAATACTTACATATAGACCAGCGGCTGGTCTTCCGGGAGGGCCGCACCAAAGCTGTGGGTACCATCACTAAG CTACTCCAGACCACCAATAACTCACCAATGAACTCCAAGCCACAGCAGATCAAGATGCAGTCAACGAAGAAGGGAGCTGTTACGAAACGAGAGGATGGTGTTCCCGCcactgggacagcagctggaggcccagcagctggggatgaAGCCCCCTCAacagctgcagcaccactgACACCTACTGCCCTGCAACCATTG CCTGCACTGGATGAAGAGCCCCACATCCGTGAGGGCAATAAGGTATTTGGCTGCACTCAAAGAGAAACAGTGGCTTTGCTGAGGTCGGGTGAGCCTGAGAGACATGCTAGGGGGTGGGGGGCTCTCCTTCAATTCTGCACTATGTCAAGGGAGCCTGAGGCTTTGATTTCCGGTATGCTGAACTCCATGGCACCTGCTGGCTCTCATGGGAGTGAGAAACTTGGGAAATCAAAGTCTTCCCAGCTTGAAGGGCATAACTTCATGGTGCATCTgtctctcctccttcccttaTGA
- the GTPBP1 gene encoding GTP-binding protein 1 isoform X3, whose amino-acid sequence MAAAERSRSPVPGGSPVPACMFAPEPGSPGGRPRVAAAACPLRAAFDGEDGEALNGEPEIDLTSKLVMVSPTSEQYDSLLQQMSERIDEGCGETIYVIGQGSDGTEYGLSEADMEASYATLKSMAEQIEADVILLREHQEAGGKVRDYLVRKRVGDNDFLEVRVAVVGNVDAGKSTLLGVLTHGELDNGRGFARQKLFRHKHEIESGRTSSVGNDILGFDSEGNVVNKPDSHGGSLEWTKICEKSTKVITFIDLAGHEKYLKTTVFGMTGHLPDFCMLMVGSNAGIVGMTKEHLGLALALNVPVFVVVTKIDMCPANILQETLKLLQRLLKSPGCRKIPVLVQSKDDVIVTASNFSSERMCPIFQISNVTGENLDLLKMFLNLLSPRTSYREEEPAEFQIDDTYSVPGVGTVVSGTTLRGLIKLNDTLLLGPDPLGNFLPIAVKSIHRKRMPVKEVRGGQTASFALKKIKRSSIRKGMVMVSPRLNPQASWEFEAEILVLHHPTTISPRYQAMVHCGSIRQTATILSMDKDCLRTGDKATVHFRFIKTPEYLHIDQRLVFREGRTKAVGTITKLLQTTNNSPMNSKPQQIKMQSTKKGAVTKREDGVPATGTAAGGPAAGDEAPSTAAAPLTPTALQPLPALDEEPHIREGNKSKVGGGGRRRGGQRHKVKSQGACVTPASGC is encoded by the exons atgGCGGCGGCGGAGCGGAGCAGATCCCCGGTTCCTGGGGGGTCCCCGGTGCCGGCCTGTATGTTCGCCCCGGAGCCCGGCTCCCCGGGCGGACGGCCTCGCGTGGCGGCGGCTGCCTGTCCCCTCCGCGCAGCCTTCGACGGTGAGGACGGCGAGGCGCTCAACGGCGAGCCCGAGATCGACCTCACCAGTAAG ctggtgATGGTGAGTCCAACTTCAGAGCAATATGACAGTTTGCTCCAACAGATGTCAGAAAGGATTGATGAGGGATGTGGGGAGACCATCTATGTCATTGGACAAGGATCAG ATGGGACTGAGTACGGGCTGAGCGAGGCAGACATGGAGGCGTCCTATGCCACGTTGAAGAGCATGGCAGAGCAGATTGAGGCAGACGTGATCCTCCTGAGGGAGCACCAGGAGGCCGGGGGCAAGGTGCGCGACTACCTCGTTCGGAAACGTGTGGGTGACAACGACTTCCTGGAGGTCAG GGTAGCAGTGGTTGGCAATGTGGACGCAGGGAAGAGCACCTTGCTGGGTGTCTTGACTCACGGCGAGTTAGACAATGGCCGGGGCTTTGCTCGGCAAAAGCTCTTCCGCCACAAGCACGAGATTGAGTCAGGCCGCACCAGCAGTGTGGGCAATGACATTCTGGGTTTCGATAGCGAGGGCAACGTGGTGAACAAACCTGACAGCCACGGTGGCAGCTTGGAATGGACAAAGATCTGTGAGAAATCCACCAAGGTCATTACTTTCATTGACCTGGCTGGTCatgaaaaatacctgaaaacCACCGTCTTTGGCATGACCGGCCACTTGCCTGACTTCTGCATGCTTATG GTTGGGAGTAATGCTGGGATTGTTGGAATGACCAAGGAGCACTTAGGCCTGGCGCTTGCACTTAACGTTCCTGTCTTTGTTGTGGTGACCAAGATTGACATGTGCCCTGCCAACATCCTGCAAG AAACCCTGAAGCTGTTACAGCGACTGCTGAAGTCCCCAGGGTGCAGGAAGATTCCCGTGCTGGTTCAGAGCAAGGATGATGTCATTGTAACAGCCTCCAACTTCAGCTCAGAGAG GATGTGCCCAATTTTCCAGATTTCAAATGTTACTGGGGAGAATCTAGATTTGCTGAAGATGTTTCTTAATCTCTTGTCTCCACGGACCAGTTACAGGGAAGAAGAACCAGCAGAATTCCAGATAGACGATACTTACTCTGTCCCG GGTGTAGGAACAGTTGTGTCTGGGACGACACTGAGAGGCCTAATCAAGCTAAATGacaccctgctgctggggccagATCCCCTTGGCAACTTCCTCCCTATTGCTGTCAAGTCCATCCACCGCAAGAGGATGCCTGTCAAGGAGGTGCGGGGAGGCCAGACTGCCTCCTTTGCTTTAAAGAAG ATCAAGCGTTCTTCCATCCGGAAAGGCATGGTAATGGTGTCACCCCGCCTGAATCCACAAGCATCATGGGAGTTTGAAGCAGAGATCCTGGTGCTCCATCACCCCACCACCATCAGCCCACGATATCAGGCCATGG TGCATTGTGGCAGCATCCGTCAGACGGCCACGATTCTCAGCATGGACAAGGACTGCCTGCGGACAGGGGACAAAGCCACGGTGCACTTCCGCTTCATCAAAACCCCGGAATACTTACATATAGACCAGCGGCTGGTCTTCCGGGAGGGCCGCACCAAAGCTGTGGGTACCATCACTAAG CTACTCCAGACCACCAATAACTCACCAATGAACTCCAAGCCACAGCAGATCAAGATGCAGTCAACGAAGAAGGGAGCTGTTACGAAACGAGAGGATGGTGTTCCCGCcactgggacagcagctggaggcccagcagctggggatgaAGCCCCCTCAacagctgcagcaccactgACACCTACTGCCCTGCAACCATTG CCTGCACTGGATGAAGAGCCCCACATCCGTGAGGGCAATAAG TCAAAAGTCGGAGGAGGAGGCCGTCGACGTGGGGGTCAGCGCCATAAAGTGAAATCTCAGGGAGCCTGCGTGACTCCTGCCAGTGGCTGCTGA
- the GTPBP1 gene encoding GTP-binding protein 1 isoform X5, translated as MRLEETELVMVSPTSEQYDSLLQQMSERIDEGCGETIYVIGQGSDGTEYGLSEADMEASYATLKSMAEQIEADVILLREHQEAGGKVRDYLVRKRVGDNDFLEVRVAVVGNVDAGKSTLLGVLTHGELDNGRGFARQKLFRHKHEIESGRTSSVGNDILGFDSEGNVVNKPDSHGGSLEWTKICEKSTKVITFIDLAGHEKYLKTTVFGMTGHLPDFCMLMVGSNAGIVGMTKEHLGLALALNVPVFVVVTKIDMCPANILQETLKLLQRLLKSPGCRKIPVLVQSKDDVIVTASNFSSERMCPIFQISNVTGENLDLLKMFLNLLSPRTSYREEEPAEFQIDDTYSVPGVGTVVSGTTLRGLIKLNDTLLLGPDPLGNFLPIAVKSIHRKRMPVKEVRGGQTASFALKKIKRSSIRKGMVMVSPRLNPQASWEFEAEILVLHHPTTISPRYQAMVHCGSIRQTATILSMDKDCLRTGDKATVHFRFIKTPEYLHIDQRLVFREGRTKAVGTITKLLQTTNNSPMNSKPQQIKMQSTKKGAVTKREDGVPATGTAAGGPAAGDEAPSTAAAPLTPTALQPLPALDEEPHIREGNKVFGCTQRETVALLRSGEPERHARGWGALLQFCTMSREPEALISGMLNSMAPAGSHGSEKLGKSKSSQLEGHNFMVHLSLLLPL; from the exons aTGAGGCTTGAAGAAACTGAA ctggtgATGGTGAGTCCAACTTCAGAGCAATATGACAGTTTGCTCCAACAGATGTCAGAAAGGATTGATGAGGGATGTGGGGAGACCATCTATGTCATTGGACAAGGATCAG ATGGGACTGAGTACGGGCTGAGCGAGGCAGACATGGAGGCGTCCTATGCCACGTTGAAGAGCATGGCAGAGCAGATTGAGGCAGACGTGATCCTCCTGAGGGAGCACCAGGAGGCCGGGGGCAAGGTGCGCGACTACCTCGTTCGGAAACGTGTGGGTGACAACGACTTCCTGGAGGTCAG GGTAGCAGTGGTTGGCAATGTGGACGCAGGGAAGAGCACCTTGCTGGGTGTCTTGACTCACGGCGAGTTAGACAATGGCCGGGGCTTTGCTCGGCAAAAGCTCTTCCGCCACAAGCACGAGATTGAGTCAGGCCGCACCAGCAGTGTGGGCAATGACATTCTGGGTTTCGATAGCGAGGGCAACGTGGTGAACAAACCTGACAGCCACGGTGGCAGCTTGGAATGGACAAAGATCTGTGAGAAATCCACCAAGGTCATTACTTTCATTGACCTGGCTGGTCatgaaaaatacctgaaaacCACCGTCTTTGGCATGACCGGCCACTTGCCTGACTTCTGCATGCTTATG GTTGGGAGTAATGCTGGGATTGTTGGAATGACCAAGGAGCACTTAGGCCTGGCGCTTGCACTTAACGTTCCTGTCTTTGTTGTGGTGACCAAGATTGACATGTGCCCTGCCAACATCCTGCAAG AAACCCTGAAGCTGTTACAGCGACTGCTGAAGTCCCCAGGGTGCAGGAAGATTCCCGTGCTGGTTCAGAGCAAGGATGATGTCATTGTAACAGCCTCCAACTTCAGCTCAGAGAG GATGTGCCCAATTTTCCAGATTTCAAATGTTACTGGGGAGAATCTAGATTTGCTGAAGATGTTTCTTAATCTCTTGTCTCCACGGACCAGTTACAGGGAAGAAGAACCAGCAGAATTCCAGATAGACGATACTTACTCTGTCCCG GGTGTAGGAACAGTTGTGTCTGGGACGACACTGAGAGGCCTAATCAAGCTAAATGacaccctgctgctggggccagATCCCCTTGGCAACTTCCTCCCTATTGCTGTCAAGTCCATCCACCGCAAGAGGATGCCTGTCAAGGAGGTGCGGGGAGGCCAGACTGCCTCCTTTGCTTTAAAGAAG ATCAAGCGTTCTTCCATCCGGAAAGGCATGGTAATGGTGTCACCCCGCCTGAATCCACAAGCATCATGGGAGTTTGAAGCAGAGATCCTGGTGCTCCATCACCCCACCACCATCAGCCCACGATATCAGGCCATGG TGCATTGTGGCAGCATCCGTCAGACGGCCACGATTCTCAGCATGGACAAGGACTGCCTGCGGACAGGGGACAAAGCCACGGTGCACTTCCGCTTCATCAAAACCCCGGAATACTTACATATAGACCAGCGGCTGGTCTTCCGGGAGGGCCGCACCAAAGCTGTGGGTACCATCACTAAG CTACTCCAGACCACCAATAACTCACCAATGAACTCCAAGCCACAGCAGATCAAGATGCAGTCAACGAAGAAGGGAGCTGTTACGAAACGAGAGGATGGTGTTCCCGCcactgggacagcagctggaggcccagcagctggggatgaAGCCCCCTCAacagctgcagcaccactgACACCTACTGCCCTGCAACCATTG CCTGCACTGGATGAAGAGCCCCACATCCGTGAGGGCAATAAGGTATTTGGCTGCACTCAAAGAGAAACAGTGGCTTTGCTGAGGTCGGGTGAGCCTGAGAGACATGCTAGGGGGTGGGGGGCTCTCCTTCAATTCTGCACTATGTCAAGGGAGCCTGAGGCTTTGATTTCCGGTATGCTGAACTCCATGGCACCTGCTGGCTCTCATGGGAGTGAGAAACTTGGGAAATCAAAGTCTTCCCAGCTTGAAGGGCATAACTTCATGGTGCATCTgtctctcctccttcccttaTGA